One genomic region from Terriglobales bacterium encodes:
- a CDS encoding CTP synthase — MSAKYIFVTGGVVSSLGKGLAAASIGCLLESRGLKVNLQKFDPYLNVDPGTMSPFQHGEVFVTDDGAETDLDLGHYERFTHAKLTRDNNWTTGRIYEQIITKERRGDYLGKTVQVIPHVTNEIKAAMKKVSQEVDVAIVEIGGTVGDIESLPFLEAIRQMRQELGRENTLFVHVTLVPFIAAAGELKTKPTQHSVKELLSVGIQPDILLCRTDR, encoded by the coding sequence ATGTCGGCTAAGTACATCTTCGTGACGGGCGGTGTGGTGTCTTCGCTGGGCAAGGGCCTCGCCGCGGCTTCCATCGGATGCCTGCTGGAGAGCCGCGGCCTGAAGGTCAACCTGCAGAAGTTCGATCCCTACCTCAACGTGGACCCGGGCACCATGTCGCCCTTCCAGCACGGCGAGGTCTTCGTCACCGACGACGGCGCCGAGACCGACCTCGACCTGGGCCACTACGAGCGCTTCACCCACGCCAAGCTCACCCGCGACAACAACTGGACCACCGGCCGCATCTACGAGCAGATCATCACCAAGGAGCGCCGCGGCGACTACCTGGGCAAGACCGTGCAGGTCATCCCCCACGTCACCAACGAGATCAAGGCGGCGATGAAAAAGGTCTCGCAGGAGGTGGACGTGGCCATCGTGGAGATCGGGGGCACGGTGGGCGACATCGAGTCGCTGCCCTTCCTCGAGGCCATCCGCCAGATGCGCCAGGAACTGGGCCGCGAGAACACTCTGTTCGTCCACGTCACCCTGGTGCCCTTCATCGCTGCCGCCGGCGAACTGAAGACCAAGCCCACCCAGCACTCGGTCAAGGAACTGCTCTCCGTCGGCATCCAGCCCGACATCCTGCTCTGCCGCACCGACCG
- a CDS encoding YciI family protein, translating into MKAASGATVLLTMVAAIALAAAQSKPPSAAGAPCPPPAPASQEQFFFYQLALLRQPQNLPMEPGLESRHQARVAKLVKEGKVVLAGRFTDGTELREVLVLHTQRGDEAERWMHSDPAVKAGFLVPEFHIWIQPISTFNPPLEPASMEEYALVLYDKGAAWSKDREPTILRHMEFLKSQRETGRLVADGWFKDGTGEYRALLIFAATPEEAEGVVAGDPLIVAGGVKVEVHPWATQRGVLRR; encoded by the coding sequence ATGAAGGCAGCGTCAGGGGCCACAGTCCTTCTGACCATGGTGGCGGCGATTGCGCTCGCCGCCGCGCAAAGCAAGCCGCCGAGCGCGGCCGGCGCGCCCTGCCCGCCGCCTGCGCCCGCGTCGCAGGAACAATTCTTCTTCTACCAGCTCGCCCTTCTCCGGCAACCCCAGAACCTGCCGATGGAACCGGGGCTCGAGAGCCGGCACCAGGCCAGGGTCGCGAAGCTGGTGAAAGAGGGCAAGGTCGTGCTGGCGGGACGGTTCACGGACGGCACCGAGCTGCGCGAGGTGCTGGTGCTCCACACCCAGCGGGGCGATGAGGCGGAGCGCTGGATGCACTCCGATCCTGCCGTGAAGGCAGGCTTTCTGGTGCCGGAGTTTCACATCTGGATCCAGCCGATCAGCACCTTCAACCCCCCGCTGGAACCGGCTTCCATGGAAGAGTACGCGCTGGTCCTCTACGACAAGGGCGCCGCGTGGAGCAAGGACCGCGAACCCACCATCCTGCGTCATATGGAATTCCTCAAGAGCCAGCGCGAGACCGGCAGATTGGTTGCCGACGGCTGGTTCAAGGATGGCACGGGAGAGTATCGCGCCCTGCTGATCTTCGCGGCTACGCCCGAAGAGGCGGAGGGGGTCGTCGCAGGGGATCCGCTCATCGTTGCCGGAGGCGTGAAGGTGGAGGTGCATCCCTGGGCAACGCAGAGAGGCGTCTTGCGGCGATAG